Within the Nicotiana tabacum cultivar K326 chromosome 11, ASM71507v2, whole genome shotgun sequence genome, the region TATTCGtgggatttaatttcattatggatttttcttctgcaaataattaattaaataaacttaagaagaggtgttaatataattatctaaatttggattaatgaaggtgtgccctatgttgattatttttttttatctctattgattgtttttgggtgttatatacattgtgtgaagccttgggctatttgttgtgaaattaattgattttgttatatctttggaattcgGTTgcggccattgggcaaattgtgatatgaattgattttattatattgtcgtgttaattttccgtgtaaattattgtgttgtgtgagttattattttggggagataagggtgacatttcaccgttgatattatgtgggtataagggtggcatttcactgttgttgtatttgttggaatattgtctgggcggagcgataagggtggttatatgagcgataagggtgccaataggagcgataatggtggctattaatattgtctgggcggagcgataagggtggctataagagtgataagggtggcaataggagcgataaaggtggctattgccagggacgatatgtgatgatgtggggttgtggtgttgataattttcatgtgatgttgtgatttacTTGTGTTtgtttttataccttgtgcaacttgtcttggtgttggtaaattgataacaatctgatttatgttgaaattgagagcttgtggctattgctaggcggattataaaataaaatatgggtACGAAGTGCCGTGAGTAAAAAATgagaatatttggcacgtgaattatccgtgcagttgtgatatgaaatgttggcacgaggtgctgtgatgaaatgataatgataattggcacgtgaattatccatGCAGTTATGATTTGAAATGAGGGTACGAGGTGTCGGAAAAAtataatgatttaattatgggcacgaggtgccgtggaaatataaaaatgggttgaggcccgtgtttacgaaaaatatgaaaatgggccgagacccgtatttttatgattatgaaatgaggtgccacatggtgactttttatttggaagaattatattcaaaatatttatttggaaggatttttacttagaaagtattataggAAAGAATTGTAttgaaaagatatttatttgaggaaattatatttgaaaagatttattgaaagaattatatttgaaaaataattatttgaaaaaattatatttgaaagagaattagttggaagaattatatgtgaaagacatttatttgaaggacttgatttaattgggtgtaattatacttattaattattgagtgatattaatgatattcttgttgtctgctgtacatatcactggttgtttcatgttaccctattgttatttgtttcctattatttttatatattatattgcacaggttattagactagtgagtgtcttgattgtacctcgtctctactccattgaggttagtcttgatatttactgggtaccgaccgtggcgtactcatactatatttctgcatatttttgtgcagagtcaggtattgaagataatggacttgagcagagttaaagagGGATAGTaagaattcaaggtagagctgcttggtcgttgcagtcccttggagtcttttcatttcattgtactgttaacttgtaatcaaacagtattgtatattcggtcctcgtgatcattctatgtattcagttagagttcgtgacttagtactatcagtcttgggaggttgtatattgtaattattttcgttgttagttttaaaaaaaaatggcttcaaaaaatgtaatgaaaattggcttacctagtcttagagactaggtgtcatcacgacgcttgtggtgggattttgggtcgtgacaattttttacttatgttagtgtcaccgtatatatagTAGACTAAGTTAAagttgatcttccattgtatatatgttaattttgaagaaaaatatgcatgtcatgctactgaaaaacttagatacgccgaatagcttatgtaatagcacacatatggtatatagaagttttgacaataacgtcatacatgcaaaaattatgatactggttaatatgcttctaagtatattcttatccctgaattcaactttcatcttccgaaactaaggaatatccttttaaatttgtgtaaaaatagtttttagtatgtttatgttttgtaaaTATAATAAATAGCATAAGGACAAACAttctaaatattggactatatttaccacaatatattttcttgcacgaacaaaTGAACAattgtatgttgcactttcaagagggatataaAGATCGtcaacaagagttctggttaaaGCAGAGCAACCAAcgcattaggaggaaacatacacaaaaaaatattgtcaacaaagaagtgttcgttaagataccatcatattaaatacttttaaactataatatataattattatgtaactaacatgacaaattgatcatttgtgtaagttttgatgacgtccttttattttaaattcatgtattatactaatgtaataatattttttgggatttaaatgattgttgtaatattatatataaaatttctctcattaattaaattttattgttcttcatataaataaatatttaaatcgtCATGTGCCATTATTAACGTGCTTATATACTAGTATACACAAAATATACACAAAATTAGAGGAGTTAGTCTTGAGTCAGCCTTGAATACTGATTTATACACGTGTCGCACGGGTATTTTATCCTTTAGTTTCTTTTAAAATTGCGCGAGTTATAATATTAATAACCCTCCTATGATCATGGGAAGCCGTTATCACGGGTTATAATATCCTTATTAGTCAGAGTACATATGTATTCATAAAAAATATGTATTATAATACATGATTTTGATTGGCAATTTGTACCTTATTAAGAAAGAGCTGTAAAACGTATTATTTTCTAATCTTTATAGGATAAGGATTGAACTAATTGGAATTTATCTAGTAACTTTTTGCAATTTTTACTTTTATCTAATTCTACATTAATTAGAATTTATTACTAGTATATTTGAAATTATTGTAGTCTTAAAGGGAAAAAAAACTAATGTTAATTTATTACCATAATTGAAATTACAATCCTACAAGGATTTAAACTAAAGGATAAACATATCACAAATTCCTCAACGGATTTGACTCAAAATATCTCTTTTATACTCTTTCCTTTTTGACTTCGGTTACTACACCTATATTATATATCCATTCCTTCACTTTATATCTTATTCTTTCTCATCAACAAAGTTGAAAAACAGGGCGTGGGGTTTGGACTCTTTGAGAAAAAGACTACTGAAGTTGAAAAAATAAGTGGCAGAGTTTGACAACTTCACTTAGGTACtgattttctgttttcttttgtttttcaagtttGGTTTTGCATGAAAATTATACACTGGTTTTTCTCTTGTTCTGATTCTCAATCCCAATTGTCATTGTTTTTTTTATACATTTATTCTTAAGTTtctccattttttttttgttgaattcTGCATGATggtataatttattttctttgatctgATTTTTTTCATTGGCATTCTTGTTTATTCTCTGGATATTAATATTAATGGTATAATTGGTCAATCtatatgaaaaaaattatatttctatatggattttttttttaatgtatcAGACCACAAAATAAGTCTAGATAAGTGGAGTACTGAATTCTTGATTTGGCAATAGAATCAATGGTTGCTTTTGTTATAAATAAGAAAACAGTGACAATTTATGTTTATGTATATATAGAACTGGTATTTGCCTTTTGTTTTTGCCTTGTTCAGATAATTTGGCATATGAAACGTCTCAATCAGTATATCCATTGTACAAATTGGTTAATTTTTTGTGCTAAAGTTGTTCCCTTTTTATTCCAGAATCAATTCATCTTTCCTCaatttttagtattaattaacaGATCAAGAATCTTTCTTTTTTGGTCCTAGTGCTACTTTTTGCAATTTGTATTAATGAATGTATTTGATTCTCAAGCAACTTGGATGAAAATTGTATTGGATAATGAATGTGATTTAGATTAAAAAGGCTGAGTCCTTTGTTGTTGGCAGGTAATTTGCTGTGAAGATTTCTCTTGTGAATTCTTTTTAAGCATAGCAGAAAACTAGATTGATACCGGGATACTATGGAAGGCGGTCCTCACAAAGCGGATAAGACGGAGTTTACAGAATGTTGGAGGACGTCATGGAAAACGCCTTACATCATGCGTCTCGCCTTTTCTGCTGGTATTGGAGGGTTGCTGTTTGGTTATGATACCGGTAAACGACAACTGCTTTTAATACCAATTTTTTTGATTAGACCAGATGGTTTGATACTATGTTGCCGATAAAACCTTTGTCAATAAATTGGAGCGATAAGATGTAAATTATTGTTAAGTTCAGTATTAATGAAGTTTCTTTGTCGCTTATTAATTTTAAAGTTTGGCTCTATGTGATTTTCTTGCAAACAAGGTGTGATTTCTGGTGCATTGCTTTATATTCGGGATGACTTCAAAGCTGTTGATAAGCATACTTGGTTGCAAGTAAGTGATATACTCTGCTTTATATATCAATTCAGGCAGTCCggtacactaagctcccgctatgcgcggggtccggggaagggccggaccacaagggcctattatacgcagtcttaccctgcatttctgcaagaggctgtttccacggctcgaactcgtgacctcctggtcacatggcaacaactagGAGGTCACGACTTCAATTTGATTATATTGTGAAAACAgaataacatattttttttttttcaaaacaatgtaGGAAACCATAGTAAGCATGGCGGTTGCAGGGGCAATTTTTGGGGCAGGATTTGGTGGCTGGTTTAATGACAAGTATGGTCGGAGAAAATCGATTCTTTTAGCAGATATCTTGTTCTTTATTGGTGCAATCGTTATGTCAGTTGCGCCAGCACCGTGGGTGATAATTATTGGAAGAATTCTCGTCGGTTTAGGAGTTGGAATGGCTTCCATGACATCTCCACTTTATATCTCAGAAGCTTCCCCAGCTCGGATTAGAGGAGCTTTAGTTAGCACGAATGGTCTGCTAATTACGGGTGGACAGTTTCTATCTTATCTTATCAACTTAGCATTTACCAGGGTAATACATGTTGAATCTTTTTTGCTGGTTTTTATCCGATTGGAATTGTTTATATCATTTGGAACGTTAACTGATTTCTGTGAATACTTTTAGACCAAAGGAACTTGGCGATGGATGCTCGGGGTAGCTGGAGTTCCTGCTTTGATTCAATTTTTCCTAATGCTATCCCTCCCCGAGTCACCTCGATGGTTGTATAGAGAGGTAGGCCGATTGCCTGtttaattttctctttttatcAGAAAATTTGAAGACATTTTCATTTCTAGTAGATTCTCTCATTGCCATAATTAATTGTCCTTGTCCTTTGACCTTTTTTGCAGAACAAAAAAGACGAAGCTAGGGCTATATTAGAGAAGATATATCCGGCTCATGAAGTTGAAGATGAGATGAAAGCTTTGGAGATTTCCATTGAAGCAGAGAAGGCTGATACTCAATTCCTTGGAGCTggtattttctcaaaagtcaagaGTGCTTGGAGTAACACTGTTGTTCGTCGTGGTCTCTATGCCGGTATTACAGTCCAAGTGGCACAACAATTTGTCGGAATAAACACGGTCATGTATTACAGTCCGACGATTGTACAACTGGCTGGATTTGCTTCTAACAAGACAGCTTTAGCGCTCTCGCTCATAACATCTGGTCTCAATGCTGTCGGTTCCATTGTGAGTATGTGCTTTGTCGACAGATTCGGGAGGAGGAGGTTGATGATTGTCTCCATGTTTGGTATCATAGCATGCCTAGTGGTATTGTCTGTGCTCTTCATGCAAGCTTCTTCACATGCCCCGCCAATTAGTGCCTTTGAATCCAATCACTTTGGATCAAATTCCACATGCTCGGCATTTCTAAAAGCTCCCGATGCATCGTCCTGGAACTGTATGAGTTGCTTGCAGTCTTCCTCAGATTGTGCTTTCTGCTCTAATGGAGACAACAAAGTAAGTTTTGTTGGTTTTACGTCCTCACTGATGCATTTATTAACTAATTCCCTTTGGTATTATTGTCAAATCCTTGTTATGTTTGTCCAAAACAGTACGGTAGTATGCATATTAGTAACGGAGACGCCTTATACCCTGAGGTGTTATCCGACACTGCTTTGCTGAAATCTTTTACTATATCATATacagtaataatatttttctaaaCAACAGTATGTTCATATACAATGCACCATTGTTTGAAATATACAAAGTAAATGTGAATTTCAGACATGAAGTAAAGGTTTAGAACACGACAATCCCAAACTCAAACCGACCTACAACTCAAATTGTAACAATAGGCCGACACTGCTTACACCAAATCTTGCGTAAGCAATTGTGCGACTTGGTTTCCTCCTAATTGCATTTAATTGTCATGTTTGgctttttgttctctttttttcgCGTATTTAGTATTGGTAATTTGGTATTGACAGTAACTTTCTTTGATCAGTATCATCCTGGTGCATGCTTGGCTTTAAATGATGATGTTAGAGGTTTATGCCGATCAGAAAAGCGTGCATGGTACACAAAAGGTTGTCCTAGCAAGTTCGGGTTCTTTGCAGTGTTGCTTCTTGGAATGTACATCATATCTTACTCTCCGGGAATGGGAACAGCGCCTTGGATCGTCAACTCTGAGATATACCCCTTAAGATACAGAGGTATTGGTGGTGGTATAGCGGCCGTTGCTAATTGGGTATCTAATCTTATAGTGAGCGAGTCGTTCTTGACTTTGACGGAGGCAATTGGTTCTGCTGGTACATTCCTTTTGTTTGCTGGATTCTCTGCAATTGGCTTAGTTGCCATATTCTTTCTTGTACCTGAAACAAAAGGCCTGCAATTTGAGGAAGTTGAGAAGATGCTTGAGAAAGGCTATAAACCAAAGTTGTTTCGCAAGAAAACGAGCGAAAAGACAGCAGATGCAAGCTAAGTTCAATTCAGTGTGACATTTTTTGCTGGTAATTTGTCCCATATTTATAGATTATGGCGAAAAATAAGCTCTACTACAACATGCTAGTGAAGGTCTCTGATTGTCAAGATACTGTTTTATAGTGTAGATGATCAGAGAGTAGAACATTTTGTTTTTTCAATTAGACATTTCAAATGGCAAAGTGACATTTTGGTTTATCTGCTCTAGATATCTTTTCTTCGCTTCCTtaatatcttgttgttgttactatttattgtcgttacttcttttcttttttgtagcTGATTGTTTATCGGAAACAATCTTTTTACCTTCTCGGGTAGGAGTAAGGTTGCATACACTTTACGCTCCCAAGACCCCACTTATGGGAATTCGCTGGATTGTTGTATGTTCTTGTTGGTTGTCCCTGTTTATAGCTGTTGTTTAGTGCATGACCTCTTTTTATTTCTCTAGCGGTTGATGGACCTTTTGGATGTCGGTCTAATGATCCTTTTTGAGTAAATTGAAAATCTTAGGAGAAAATGTTAGACCATATTTTAAGATTTTGTaagttatttgcaaatattaGACCACAATCTAATATTTTGTGAGCAAACTGAAAATTTTATGAGCAAACATTATATCCGATTCTAATGTTATCCAGAAGGTAACTTTCAAAGGCTATATTtgtaaaactttttaaaacaaaatgtaaACAGTGGCCTTTAAGGGGACATTTGCGTAAATCGGTCTTGAGAGACAATTTAGGTGGGCCAAAAGTTTGTTCGGGCGGgtttcttttttgaaaaattacAATGTATAGCCGTTGTAAAAATAATGGcagaaaaaatgaataaaatttgtatattttttgtatatatatatacattatgtatgttacatataaaaattatataatttttgtacaCTTTTCGGCTACCAGATTTAAATAGTTTCTGGTGCAGGCATGATTTGTATGCCTTAAGCGTCTTAGGAGTATTTGATGTGCAATTGAACATAAATTCcttgatttattttttgaaaaaatttgtAATTATAAAAACTACATATAAAATGAtcaaattgttataaaataaatactataaagtagataaactgaagacaagtatagagagaaactgatatattattcaacttcaaattcatgtacataatgaactgaaaactcctctatttatagaagaaaggaagcagctgcgaggcttttcaggaagcagctgcaaggcttttctttagctgcttgtaagctgtctgcatgagctgcttgcaacctgcctgtttaataagaagctggtgcaaatcatttcattgagctgcttgcaacctgcctgcatcagctgcttgtagataaatttcaacagagtactaaatggataatcttcttcaggaagattatctatagcggagtaataaatgaacattcacaatataattatt harbors:
- the LOC142166164 gene encoding inositol transporter 4-like, which produces MEGGPHKADKTEFTECWRTSWKTPYIMRLAFSAGIGGLLFGYDTGVISGALLYIRDDFKAVDKHTWLQETIVSMAVAGAIFGAGFGGWFNDKYGRRKSILLADILFFIGAIVMSVAPAPWVIIIGRILVGLGVGMASMTSPLYISEASPARIRGALVSTNGLLITGGQFLSYLINLAFTRTKGTWRWMLGVAGVPALIQFFLMLSLPESPRWLYRENKKDEARAILEKIYPAHEVEDEMKALEISIEAEKADTQFLGAGIFSKVKSAWSNTVVRRGLYAGITVQVAQQFVGINTVMYYSPTIVQLAGFASNKTALALSLITSGLNAVGSIVSMCFVDRFGRRRLMIVSMFGIIACLVVLSVLFMQASSHAPPISAFESNHFGSNSTCSAFLKAPDASSWNCMSCLQSSSDCAFCSNGDNKYHPGACLALNDDVRGLCRSEKRAWYTKGCPSKFGFFAVLLLGMYIISYSPGMGTAPWIVNSEIYPLRYRGIGGGIAAVANWVSNLIVSESFLTLTEAIGSAGTFLLFAGFSAIGLVAIFFLVPETKGLQFEEVEKMLEKGYKPKLFRKKTSEKTADAS